The sequence GATTTGTACCAGTGAAGTAGCCGTTTCTCTTACGATCGACAACAACAAATATCTGGCTGATATTACCAAAGAATTAAAAGAAATAGCACAGGTTGAAATCGATGAAAATCAAACCATCATTTGTATTGTAGGGCAATTGCCCAAGGATAAATCGGGTTACGCGTACAGAGTTCTTGAATCTATTAAAGACATTCCTTTGCGTATGGTTTCTTATGGTGGTAGCTCCAATAATATTTCTGTTTTGGTAAATGGAAACTTAAAAAAAGATGCCCTTCAGGCTTTAAACAACGGATTATTCAATTACTAAAGACTTAAACATGTTTTCTAAAAATCTTACAGACCATTTCAATTCCCTTGAAACGCCTTTTTACTATTACGATACAGACTTACTTCAAAAGACACTGGAAGCCATAAAAAAGGCTGCGCCTGAAGACTATCATATTCACTACGCGCTAAAGGCTAATGCTCACCCCACACTTCTAGAACCTATCAGAAATGCAGGTTTCGGTGCTGATTGTGTAAGTGGCAATGAAGTAAAACGGGCTATTGAATCAGGATTTGATCCTAAAAAAATTGTCTTTGCCGGTGTTGGAAAAAGTGACAAGGAAATAAATTATGCGCTCGATCATGCTATCTATTGTTTTAATGTGGAGAGTGTGCACGAACTACAGATTTTAAACGAGCTTTCGAAAAAGAAAAATGTAAAAGCCAATATCGCGCTACGCATTAACCCCAATGTAGATGCCCATACACATAAGTATATCACTACCGGATTAGAAGAAAATAAATTTGGCATTAATCCTTACGAATTTGAATCGGTTTTAGCTGAGCTTAAAAAACTGGAGAACATTCATTTTATTGGGCTGCATTTTCACATTGGTTCACAGATCCAGGATATGACACCGTTTAAAAATCTTTGCCTTCGCGTAAATGAAATAAATAAATGGTTTATCCAGAAAGGATTTTCGCCGGCGATTATTAATTTGGGTGGCGGGCTTGGAATAAATTACCAGGAACCTGAAACACATGCCATCGTTGACTTTAACACTTATTTCAGCGTATTCAAGCAATTTCTTGAATTACTCCCACATCAAGAAATACATTTTGAGTTAGGCCGTTGCATTATAGCTCAGTGTGGAAGTTTGATCAGCCGTGTGCTCTATATTAAAAATGGCATCAATACAAATTTTGCAATTTTAGATGCCGGCATGACGGAATTAATTCGTCCTGCCCTCTACCAGGCTTATCACAAAATTGAAAATATAAGTAAAGCGAATTCTGCTGCTGATAAAAAATACGACGTAGTGGGTCCTATTTGCGAAAGCAGTGATTGTTTTGGAAAAGCAGTTGTTTTACCGGAAACGCAACGTGGCGATTTAATAGCTATAAGAAGTGCCGGGGCGTACGGAGAAGTAATGAGTAATCATTACAACCTCAGAGATGCGGTACAATCCTTTTTTGATACAGCTAGTTAAGAATATCGAATAGATGAATGTCTGTTACTGAAACTTTTAATGCACCTCTTTTTGTAACTTCTGGAGTTAAGGGCTTAAATTTTGCGTTTTCCACAAGGTCTTGAACTTTGTAAGAATTTCTCGAATTTACAGTTTGAGAATAGGTATCGTTAATGGCTTTTATCAGAATAATAAACTCAGCATCTCTTGTTTCCAAATCCATTTTAGACAGTCCGTAAAGCGGACTGTCTTCAGTTATATGATGCACTATGGTCCAACTCATAGCCATAAAATTTACACGACTGATCTCAAGTTTTAGAGCCACGAATTCTCTTTTATTCAGTTCAGGGTGAATGTATGTAAAGGTTATAGCTGCTTCTGTTTCGATGAGTTCATATTGTTTTTTATTAGTGATTCGCAGCATTAATGCGGTGGAATCTTTATAGGGGGATATTAAAACATTCTTGCTGTACAAAACATGTGCTTTAGGCCTGGAAAATCTTCCATAAAGCACGCCGGTGGCAAGGGCGAAACTAAGTAACCCTAGCAAAGACTCTACCGCCGCTGCAATACTGGCTCCGTTACCAATTGGATAAATGTGGCCGTAGCCCAGTGTGGTAATAGTTTGCGCACTAAAGAAAAACAGTCCCATAAATTTTTGAAACTCCGAGGCTGCGTCAACGTCAAGTCCACCAAAGTGGGAGGCTCCTACCCAATAATAAATGCCTGCAAAAATTAAGTTGATTACAATGTAACTCGATATGATAATCATGATCAATTTAAACAACGATGCAGAGATCAACGAATGGTAAATATCTGTATTGTTGATCCAGCCAAGGCCAATCCTTTTTACATTCACGCCTCCATCTTTATTCAGGAAACGAACGGGTTTTTTATAATTTTTTGTCCCAAAGCCAAGTTCTAACTCGTCTTTAGGTTTATTTTTTAAAATTGCCATTAATGTAAATTTACTGAGTAATTTTGATAAACTAAGCCTGCATAAATATAGCTTTCTCTTACAATGTTCAAATATACATTTTGCACTTTTTTAAATTTGATTATTTCTTCTAAGGGTAGAATGATTTTTTTTACCGCTTTACTTTTCCTGCCTTCACTTTATCCGGCTCAAAATTTTAGCGGTACTTATAAAATAGACCAGCTGTTAAAACGCATAGATAATCCAGACACTTTTTATGTGGTAAATTTTTGGGCGACCTGGTGTAAACCTTGTGTAGAGGAACTTCCGGCATTTGATTCTTTACAGACATTAAAAAATAAGTCTCTTAAAATACTCCTTGTAAGCCTTGACTTTAGCGAAGAGCTCGATAAAAAAGTAAAACCTTTTCTTAAAAAACACAAGATACAGTCGGAGTGCGTTTTGCTGGACGAGGTAAATGGGAATGATTTTATTAATAAAATTTCAGCTTCCTGGAGCGGGGCTATACCTGCAACACTCTTTAAAAAAGGAAATGAGAAAGATTTTGTGGAAGCAAAACTAAAGCTTTCGCAATTGCAATCACATATTAAGGAACTTGAGTAACTCTGGATTTCTGGCATTTGCAAACTCTGTTCGGGGTATGCAGTGCTAAGACGGATCAGGCTCAGAAGGAGTGGTTTAAATTCACCAGCTTTATACCAGCTCCCTGGTTCCTTGCGCAATACTCCCTACTTACCCCGTACATATCCCGTCTTTTAGTACGAAACACATCCGTTCACTCAGCTTCCCATACACCTTCCCTCAGAGGTCAAGGCACTCTTACTCATTCGTCAAATTTTTCATTCAATTTCCAGCTATCTTTGTATATGGCATTTCAGGTCGGTGATATAAAACTCTCAGGTACTGTAAATGGTATTTCTTTCTACAAAAGCGTCTTTGGCTGGCTGGTCAGGGCCAAGGGAGGGCCAAGTCGCAAACAATTCAAAACCTCACCGGTATTTGTCCGATCAAGAGAGAACAGCGAGGAATTCACAGCTTGTGCACGGGCTGCTGCTGCTCTGCGCCGCCTGGTAATTGTACACACTGCTCATAAAGACAAAAGCCTTTACCACCGACTCATGAAGTTGATGCGCCTGCTCGCAGATAACGATCAGGTCTCTCTTCGTGGAAAGCGCGATCCAATGAAGGGCATGCAGACAATCGAAGCCCAGGCACTTTTAAAGGAATTCAAAATAAGCGAAAATCTTTGCCTGTATGATCTTCTGCTCATAAAAGGGCTGATTAAAAAATCTCATGATGAAGTGAAGGCATGCAAGACACCTGCTATCCCGTCAGCAGTTATTAAACGAAGACGAACCAAAAAGCTATCGCCTTTTTATCCTCTTCACAAAGCTCTGCCGCCACATTTATCTTTAAGTCAGAGCCAGAAACAAATACAGGTTAACACCGCTTTCGGTTAAAGGCGCAGATAGAAAGCTATTTATAGGTTTAGCACCTGCAATCAAACTTTATTTTCTTCCCCACAGCTTTTGAGCATGATCTCATGATCCGTCACGACTCACTATATAGGCGCTGTTAAAAAAAAATCCCTCCTGCAACTAATCAGAAGGGATACTTGGTTAAACCAGTTAACCGAGGACACAACTATGACCCTTTTGAGTCAACTAACTGGGTGCTTATACGCAACAGTTTTAAAAAGGTTCGCCTTATTTGTAGGAAACAGCAACTTTTGCGTTACCATCTTTAAGGTTAATTTCTGTTGTACCATTTTTTACAATACAATTAAACTTCACTTTTAAACTTTTGGTGTGCTCACCCTTCTCATTCAGGTTGTATTCTGCAACTTCTGTTATATCGAAGTTGCTTGACTGGGGTTGAATGAGGTTTTTAGAACTATAAACTTTACCGTTTGGATCAGTCACTAAAATTGTAACAGAAGATGGTATACGGGTATTTATTATAGGAGAAAATTCAGTTCGGAAATTTGCATCACAAACAGAACCATTTGTAGCATGAATCTGGTAACGGTATATGCAGGAATCACCTGTAGATAAATCTGTAAGATTTAGTGTTACAAGATTAGTAGTATTAAATACAAATAATTTTTCTGGAGAGGGTCTTGTATCTATTCCGCCATTTGAGAAACTCCATGTTGACTGAAGATTTTTAAACATCGCATCTACCGGTAGATAAAAAAACTGGTATTTAAATTCGTTTGAACTGATTTTTGTTGCTGTTATACCGGTTTGAAGTTTGTTACCTATTCTGAAAACATTCGTTAAACTCTGAGTGCAGGTACCACTAGCATCATCATAATTTAGAGTTACCGAATAGGTTTTACCAACATCTAATGTTGCCGAATAAGTAGCATGTAGGGTTCCACTGCCAATGCGCGTTGTAGTGTTAGTTCCATCTGTACAGGACCATTTATATGCAGCTGAACTATTTATTTTAGCTGCTTTAAATGTTAGAACCTGAGTGGTACCATCAATAATTAAATCATTATACAGAAGTTTTCCCTTTACCAAAGTGCTATCCACTTTCATTGGATTATACACTGTAGTTTCTTGTGTTTCGTTAAAAAGAATGGTGACCTGGTAACCAGAACTATTTTGTCTGGCGAGGTTTGCCTTGTAAACATACACATGATCTGAATCCTGAAAATAGCTGGAGGTATTCATATAATAGTCGTCATCGCCTGCTGCTATATTAAAAGGCTGACCGTCCATTGTACAGTTCACGTAAAAATGCGGATCGTTTATTTCAGGTTCCGGCAAATCCTTTTGTTTTTTGCAGGAAGCAACAAACAAAAGAAAAAGTACCGAAAGGCTAATAATTTTTTTCATCTTTTTATTTATCAAAAATCGCATAAGTTAAGCCAACACGAATGCCCATGGGGACTTCGCTTGTTTTAACCTGATCAGTATTCTTAAACATATCGCTTACCCCGTAGTTAAATTCCAGATTTAAACCAACCCGTTTTACTAACTGGGTTTTGTAATTGGCAGTTAACATGATGTTCATTGTGTTTGTACCTTTATAGATCCCTTTGGTTTGTGTATCTGAAGGCCCAACAGTTCTAACCTCATTATCTAAAGTATAATATTTAGAAACAGTATTGGTTGCTCCGATAAGGTAAGCGGCATTCACACCAAGGCCTATACTGTTTTTACGATTGATCATGTAATTAAATTTCAAAGGAACGGCTAAATAATATAATTCGTTACTGGTAACACGTGTATAAATAAGGTTAGAACCGAAACCATATTCTTTAGCGGCTACTAAATAAAACGGTTGTTTAATATTAGCAATATTGTAGGCTTGCAGACCAATACTCACATTAAATTTATTCGACAAATAACGTCCGTAATTAAGTCCTGCATACCAGTTCATTCCATCTCCATCCTTACCTTTTGCAGCGTTCCAGCCCAAAAGATAATTTGCTCCGAATTCAATATCCAGGTAATGGGTTTTAGCATTTTTCTTTTTGTAGTACTCATCATCATATCTGTTAAGATAGACAAAGGGGCCGGAATTTATCTCCTGGTCACTCACTTCAAAAGGCAGAGTTGAATATACCGCACTCAGCTGATCTGCATTCACCACTTGATTTAAGTCAGAAGCTGAAGGGGCTGCGGAAGCTGGTATAACATAGGAGTTATCTGCTTCGGATCTGCTATTCTCAGAAGTAATTTCTGGGAGCTCAGTGCTGGCAGATTTATTCGAAGCTTCAAAATTAGTAGCTTCCTTCGCATTGGCGGGTTCAACAGCCATTATATTTTCAGAACGTTCAGCTAATTTTTCTTGTCTTTCACCATTTTGATTCTCTGCTTTTGATTTTTCTTCTTTAGAAGTAGTTGTAGAGAGAGGTAAATTACTTTCTTTTATTTTTAAAGCAGTCTCTTGATTTGTAGAAGTGTTCTTTTCTTTCGAAATAGCAGCCATGTGGGTCTTTTCAGCAGCACTTTTCACTACAACCGCTTTAGTTATCTCGCTGGTATTTTGTGAGGCGTTATTGGCTATTGTATTAGTAGATTCATCATTTTGTTTTTTATCGTCAAGTGAAGTCGTCTTTAGTTTTGAAGAACTTACGGTGATTTTATTTTCGTTGTTACTTGTAGCGATATCTGCTTTTGCAACAACCGCAAGTTCTTTTGCGGTTTGAGTAGTTCCTTTAACGGAGTCGAAATAATTATAGGTCATAAGACCGGCTGTACCTATAGCAAGCACCAACACTACAGGAAGGTATAACTGTTTTATTTTTAAAGCACGGGTGGTATTACGTTCTGCATCTAACAAAGCACTGGTTTTTTCCCAATTGCTCTCATCAAACGGGTAACTCTCCCCTTCCGCCTTTCGTCTAATTATACTATCAAATTCTTCTTCGAAACTCATCTTTCTTATATTCTGGTTAATACACTATTTTCTATATATTCTTTTAATTTTTGTCGGGCGGCATTCAAATGCCATTTAGATGTACCCACACTAATACTCAATAACTCACCAATCTCCTTGTGCGAATATCCGTCGATGGCAAAAAGGTTAAACACTTTTTTTGTTGCTTCCGGTAATAAATTGATTTGCGTGAGAAGTTGATTATAGTTGATACGGCTCAGAGCTTCATTAACATCTGAAAAGTCGGCACTGTCATAATATTCTTCCACGTAGGTAACTTTCTCTCTCTCCCTTTTATTTTTGCGGTACTCATCAATTAAAGTGTTTACCATAACCCTGCGAATCCAGGCCTTAAAAGGAATCTCGGGCTTGTAGGTGCCCAAATTTTTTAAAATTTTGAGGAAACCCATGTTTAATGATTCTGAAGCGGTATCCTTATCTTTAGAATAACGCATACAAATACTCATTAAATAACTATAGGTCACTTTATACAATTCATACTCAGCCTTGCGGTCCTGCTTAATGCACAATGCAATCAGTTGAGGCTGAATATTCATAATTAATAACGGTCTTAATAACTTATACGAATAAAGATAAGCAAAAGTTGGGTAAATAAATATATCTACCTTGCTGAAATTCAGTTTTTTAACTAAATCTGTTTAATCTTCAGAAATTTAAAGGCAAAGAAAGGTCAACAGAAAATGCGTAAACTTTATTATAGAATTAACTATTCTTTCAAAAACTTCTTCACTTCATTTATAATTTTAACAAAGTAGAACCCCTGCGGTAGCGCGGTGACATCAAGTTGATTGGCGTTTTTAAAATTCATAACCTCTTTTCCTGTAAGGTCGTAGATTTTTATCTCCGAAATGTTATTCTCCAACTCAATGTTCAGGATGTCAGCAACCGGATTGGGGAAGATTTTCAGCCGATTAAATTTATTGTATTCATTTAATCCTACCAGGTTTTCACAGGCATTCGCCCAAACATTTTCAGTAATTGTTTTTGTACTCACGCATCCGTTCGGACCAGTTCCCTGAATTTGAAAGCTGTACGTAATGCTACCTGTGGTTGTTATTACAGGACTCATATAGTTATTGCCGGTGTTTGTGTTATTCCAGGTATAAGTGTTGGCTCCCTGAGCAGTGAGCTGAATAGCCTGATTTACACAAAGAGAGGCCTGGTCGGCGCCTGCGGTTAAGTTTGGAGATGGGTTTACATTTAAAGCAACAGAAGCAGTATTTGGACAACCACCACTACTCGTTCCTTTTACGCTGTAGGTTGACGTAGCTCCCGGACTAACAGCAATGCTCGCTGTTGTAGCGTTGGTATTCCACACATAGGTGCTTGCGCCGCTTACAGTTATAGTAGCGGTTTGTCCTGAACAAATAACTGTATTACTTGTGGCTAATGACAGAGTTGGTTGTGGTAAACTGTTTATTTGGAGAGTCTGACTTGTAATGCAGCCACTGGTATTATCCATTACCTGTAAAGTCCAGACTCCGGCGGTATAGGCAATAGAAGATGCTGTGTATTCAGGGATTGTAACACCTGGCTGACCGGGAGCCAAAATTGTAAAGGAAACCGGGCCTCCCGCCATGGGAAATGTAGCTGCGTTTTGAATATTCATTTGAGTACCGCAAAAGCCATTTACTGCTAATGTAACACTACTCGTAGCAACTTGAAACGTTGGAGAATTACTCGCATCGCATTGGGCCTTTAATTTAGCTGCAATTAAAAATGCTACTAAGAAAACAACAAGTTTGATGGGTGTGATCATGGGAGATTTTTTTAGGGTTAGCAAAATGGGGTTCGGTTAATTAACCATTAAGTGGGTTAATTATATGGCACTTCCATTTCCAATTGAACAATTACAGTGCCAGAATATTATAGCATAAAAAAAACCACGATGTAGTATGCATCGTGGTTGATTATATCTTTAAAAAAAAATAGTTAGTTCTTGAACATTCTAAGCAATTGTCCCAACTTTTCTTTCAGCTCGGTACGAGGAATGATCTTA is a genomic window of Sphingobacteriaceae bacterium containing:
- the lysA gene encoding diaminopimelate decarboxylase, producing the protein MFSKNLTDHFNSLETPFYYYDTDLLQKTLEAIKKAAPEDYHIHYALKANAHPTLLEPIRNAGFGADCVSGNEVKRAIESGFDPKKIVFAGVGKSDKEINYALDHAIYCFNVESVHELQILNELSKKKNVKANIALRINPNVDAHTHKYITTGLEENKFGINPYEFESVLAELKKLENIHFIGLHFHIGSQIQDMTPFKNLCLRVNEINKWFIQKGFSPAIINLGGGLGINYQEPETHAIVDFNTYFSVFKQFLELLPHQEIHFELGRCIIAQCGSLISRVLYIKNGINTNFAILDAGMTELIRPALYQAYHKIENISKANSAADKKYDVVGPICESSDCFGKAVVLPETQRGDLIAIRSAGAYGEVMSNHYNLRDAVQSFFDTAS
- a CDS encoding RNA polymerase subunit sigma-70, with amino-acid sequence MNIQPQLIALCIKQDRKAEYELYKVTYSYLMSICMRYSKDKDTASESLNMGFLKILKNLGTYKPEIPFKAWIRRVMVNTLIDEYRKNKREREKVTYVEEYYDSADFSDVNEALSRINYNQLLTQINLLPEATKKVFNLFAIDGYSHKEIGELLSISVGTSKWHLNAARQKLKEYIENSVLTRI